Sequence from the Mytilus galloprovincialis chromosome 10, xbMytGall1.hap1.1, whole genome shotgun sequence genome:
TACAGACAATTTTGAAATgaatgcaagggctgtatagccagccATGGTACAAAATGTAGTTAACTTCCGTCATCAATGCTCCAGACTAAAAAATATTGATTCAATTTcagattatttaaaattttcaaaattgtatctACATTGTAGAGTGGGGCGCCCATATTCGCCGGGGAcccaatttcgccgttttatgattttgaggtgtaaaaacttcaaaggatggctgaaatggaagacaTATACCGGTAAATgatattatataacaaatatgattattttttataactgagacaaaattgcggAACCTACTGAAAAGGACCGAAAAACGGAGAACCATTTTCGGCCAATTTCCTGAAGAAAAAACACGAATTCAAAGAAGTACATGTATTTCtaagtaattctttgactgaatgcccctaaatttcagttctaaacacctttgaaatgtctgctattcatctattaTGAAATCGATTTGATCAATGTTATtaaaagctgcagttatttgattttaaattgatgtgtaaaaacggcgaatatgtgtcccccattgacataaaatcaggtaatttcaaacaccctttaatctaacttttctgATGATTATAttcaaacaaacacgttttcaagcttaagaatattttgcatttgaagttatcttcatatagaaatatcagtatacttcaaaaacattcaCACCTGAACagaaactgtagaaaacatgaaaagatgtggcgaaaatgagcacctcACTCTACATCTATTCATATAATACAGAAAGGTTTTGAAGTTTTCTAGACtagaaaatacaaatttatactcATTATACCaccgctttaaaaaaaaaaagggggggtatactgttttacctctgtctgtccttccgttaGTCAGTccatccgtcccatgaatatttttctcaggaactacaacacaaggatttctgaaatttggtttcaggatttatctaagtcagctataccgtgtgatgcgatttcagattgatcacttgacaacttcctgtttaccgaacacttgtatgattttacacatgatagccaagttgaaaattttcatcaaatttttctcacaaactacaatacaaggatttctaaaatttggtttcaggatttatataagtcagcttaaccgtgtgatgtgttttcagattcatcactcgacaacttcctgtttaccaaacacttgcatattttttcactatttatattatccacttgctgctggggtatcatcagtgagcagtagctcgcagtttcacttgtttgtacTTTAAATTGGTTAAAAGAAActtattacacaaaaaaaattgtcaccttAATGTACCCCTCATGCATGTCTTACATTTAAAGGGatatttaaaaacattgtcaTGGAAGGTCATCTAAcaggttgttctcaacctgattatggtgcaatgtacatgtattgcctCCCTGTTGTTAAATATATTGGCTTTTATAATGATAAGCTCAATAGTTGGTCATACAATGTACATATGCTGCAGTTTATAGTAAGATGTACTTGTACTACACTTCTTGACCTTGTGATTTATTGACCTATGTACATATATGCATGTAATACTGTAATCAAATTTGCATGTTCCTGTACTAGACTCTTTGACATTGCTCTTGTGATTTATTGACAtacaaattacatgtacatgtgtatgttatttggtttttatgtttaataccttaatacatgtacatctattcTATACTATTTATGTTATTGTAGCTGTAGTTCATCTCTGTCtgcaatattatacatgtacatgtaattttgtcaGATGTGTATGTCTTTCTGAAGGGATGCAACTAACCACAGCTGAAAGTTTTATATGAATATGCtatgattttaatttgatatgtCTGTCTAGCAGGGTTCTTAGTCTTGAATGCACaatgtttttgttagatatagTTAGCTGTCAGTtatctgcgagtactctcagatctgtacctagtgtctttttcttgtcagataaaatgtacaagtacccggccatgaCCAAAAAGGTCCACCTGTATTTTTGtgcatctgatgagttgagcctttttcaactgatttttatagttgtttcTAATGCTGTACTGTTGAACCACTGTCCCAgcttagggggagggttgggatcctgctatcATGTTTACCCTTGCCATATTATGGATgtgtgtgtctgtcccaagtcaaaagcgtgtaattcagtggttgtcttttttttatgtgttacatatttgtttttcattcgttttttgTACCCAAGTTAGGCTGTTGGTGACATTCAGGGTCTTTTATAgaagactatgtggtatgggctttgctcattgctgaaggctgtacattgaccaaTAGTGTCATTTTcatctcttgtggagatttgtcttaatattggcaatcataccacatctttcttttttttattcatctgaaTGTTTTTTTAGGGTCCCTAAAAGGATGAAGAATCTTCTTAATTTAAACTTGTGCAAATGTTAATATGTAGATAGACAACTACCATAAAACAAGAAACCAACAGATGAGTTTATAACGAAGACTACAGgtacaatataatattacatattaaGGCATAAATCTTAATATACCTTACATTGACTGTGTTTGAAAAATACACTGTTTTAGTAATTATTCTGCTCATTTTGGAGGTCGTGATttgcaaataaacaaatatttatatttgtatttgtttgattttggcataataaaacaaagtaaatgTTCAATTTCTGCTACTGTAAACACAATTTGTTTAATCTGAGTTTGCTAGTAGACTGAAGGTTACATGTAAATACACATGTCTGCTATATCATGTACAATTATTCATTAAGCTGCTACCCAACACCTGACTAAAATTAACTTGGCTCgttcaattttcacaaaatttttacaaaatatttactttgaccctttgaaatgaatacaaaaatttcaaaaaacttggaACCAATTGATTTTTAGGAAGAAATGGTTGAATATATTTCAGTCTGACAAACACTAGTtcgatcattgaaaagcttaaaaTTTCCTAAACAGTATAACATGATTAAAATGAttaactgattttacagagttatctccagTATTTAAGGTACTACcttaaatgaacaaaatattatgtatatgtcaTTCAGAAATTTTTCGATGTGAATACTATATAGCCTGACAACTGTCCATATCTTTTCAgatgattaaaatgtttataaaaagcTTTTATTAAAGTTGAAGATTATTGAAACTATCAATTTGATTATGATTCATAACATCTTCAAAAATCATTTGCTGATCTTTTACTTAAATATTGGTATATATAGTGTAAGATAATATTGTATACGTTATGCATGCATATCAAAACTTGTTATTTGTCATTACATTTGCTTTCGGATCTTTCAAAAACcacatttacttaattttttttttttggattagaATATAAATGAATTACCAATAAGTTAAATAACAGAATAATTTTGCATATTATTATCTTTCATTAAATGATTTGTGAACCCAGATTATTGGTCAAAACTTTTTGTCTCTACCACTTCCTAATCATTTCTTTCAGAAACAATATGAAGACGTgcaaaaaaggaaatttaaatcTTAAACCTTATATGCATTAATACCcagaaaaaacttttaactttctgcagcttacaacatgtacaatatacaGGTAATAATAATAAGTCTTTTACAGATGATAATTGTATTATCGAATTAAAATCAATATAATGCAATTTcgatccaaaaaaaaattaaaataaatttcacaGTTCTTCAAATTATACAGTCTGGAgagattttaattatatattccTTATTCTTCCATTGTCTCTATAATCTCCATATCGctatcaaattgtaaaaattctTCCCTTATTAAAGGGGTCTTTACTCTGGTACTTCTTCTATTATCTACCATGTCTACAGATGATTTAGTACATGTAGCATACTGGTGGAATTCAGCAGTGATTTGTTGGTTACATTGCtgcatatttcttttttcttcctTCTTCTGTCTCTTCCTCTCTCTTTCCTCTTCCTTTTCGGTGTCTCTTATTTCTCTGtctcttttctttctttctctttcttctttctttgcTTCCTTCAAAACTTCAGCTTCTTCCTTTTTTCTAGCtctttctgtttttctttcttctttttcttctgccAACTTTACTGCCTCATCACGCTTTGACTGTAGTTTTTGAAGCATTTCATCCCCTGTTATTACCCTGGCTTCTGTAATGATTTTACTAGAAGTTTTTTTTGCTAGAGATGGATTTGCTGGAGGTAACAGCACATCTGCTAAACTTCTTGGAATTAAGTTTTTTGTTACAAGGGGATTTTCAGTTGGTTCATTTATGCTCATCTCTATTTCTTTAACATAGGAGATAGTGTTGCCACAACAGTGACAAAGAATTGTTGATTCCTGGAGCTCTGTAAAAGAAAAAACTCGAGGTACAAAAATGTAGAATTTAACAAAAGATTAAATAACTCAGAAGTTAATGGGCAAGCAAGAATAACACTATTGAAACTATttatttgttgctgtgttacatttttttgtttaattatttttttgtataggcctaaaaaaaaatatatgtttttccggtaacatcattttgaaaaaatagggtcggtaggtcggaattcttttttttttttttgacatcagaaatgaaatccggaaaattatcatggtttttccaagtccggatccgtaattaatttcaaaaaccggaagtgtgccatttgcaatgtttttgaagcacctgctgtgcaaatttcttggattttaacctatttggaataccttttgacattaataaaatgttttactggctttctatgcaagtagaagcaagagagaaaaaatattatgtcatctatcagaagcctgtgtcaaaaacggggtcggttgatacaatttttttttttttttaagatccaataaaaaagttagggtcggggctaaaaaacaggTAGACtaattaccggatttgttatcacataagcaacatgactggtgccacatgtggagcaggatctgcttacactttgggagcacctgagatcacccctagtatttggttgggttcatgttgtttttttcatttttagccatggcattgtcagtttgttttagatttatgagtttgattgtcccttggGTATCTTTTgtcccctctttttttttaatggctaTTTAATCAAATCCTGGAAAAACAGTCATTTGTAtaacttcctgtttgggtcaggCCGCAGGTCctcagtagtgagctgagggaggaaaaactttagaaagcgatcatTAAGAAACTTTGATAGAGTATGATCCACTATTTCGAAATtgcaaatgaagaaaaagaatattttgtttgaaatatgtgCGGTAGGTTAAACAGGTCTCATGAAAAAGCATTATGTATGTCGCATGGTTTAAAAAAGATCCCAGTTAGCTTCAACCATTtgtcaactggatgaaaaagttgtgtaattttagaatgGAATGATTAGTGATTAGGTATATTTAtagcctgtcccaagtcgagagcctgtaattgtttgtttatatataaaataaatagtttacCATTACTGGTGATTGTTGTTGTATCTACATCTGTAGTTTCTTTATTTGTCTTTTCAGATTTGTTGAAGTCGGCGGGCGCAAGTTGTGAATTTGGAATTATGGATCTGTCTACAGGATACATTCCTGATTTCCTGAAAGACTCTTTGACCCTTGCTAGTGTTGTAGTCTGGTCAATTGCAGTGCTGCAAATAAAAATGATACCCATTACTGAAGAAAAAGTGTAAGTTGCATGTTCTTGTCAgtgtttatatatgttacagaaATTAGATTATACAGTTCATGTGAAATTGAAGTTTGAAGTCTGCTGACAAAAAACTGAAAATCAGTAAGTATTTAACACCATTAACTTAAAAAATACTTGttgaggccaaataaaaatatatactgcagctgtcctatttgagcagtcaaattgcattgactgtatatttatatgtcatatacagtccatgaccgtatatcaccttgtttatgaggttgacaatgtgtttccgtagaattttatttatgacgtcaataaaacatacaggtttgGGAAATTTTACGTCGTTCGCtccaaatttaaaaatgattgtttttacaCTAAATACTTCATTTAAAACACTTATatgagttgcagtatataaaggataaccatacattgtctcgaaatatcaatcggttatttgtactcggctcgaaacaggtagaaatgctcggcacagcctcgctttctacctgtttctaagccttgtacaaataacattgatatttcgagacaatgtatggttattctatgtgtgtggttccagttacatacttttaaaaaatgaggTCAGTAGGTCggcaaataattttttatttatttttatttttgaatgtcaaaatctggaaaaaattgtgtgtttaccgaaattgtttCCAGTATTATACACACCCCAACCGGAAGTCCACCATTTTtagatatgttttgttgtaaaataaacagtcatgatatgtttttagttaattttgttgcattctgttatgaattgttACATTTTAGCCATATCAGATACttgtgatggaaattcagatgacagaaatctaagaatttaattattttaattcccAATCCTCAAAATTTGATTGCTTGAAAATTCGGTTGTAccaaaaaaatacataaacatataatccaagcatatgtacatgtaaatacctTAATAAAGCAGGAAACTTGGCTTTGCCTATGGTGGCACACTTGTTCAGGTTTCCCAAGGTAACTGATAATTGGTTCACTTTTTCTTTTAGAGGTCCAAAGATGGCAACATCCAGTGGCTGCAGCAGATGTGTAGTATGAGGTGGTAAACCAATGATGTGAATGTTGTTAGCTTTGGCCTTCTCTATCAGGTCAATACTGATATGGGAATCGTGGTTATCAAAAATCAGCAGTACTGGTCTTCTTGTTCCACAGAATGGTATGAAAACTTTGTCGAACCAGTTTTCAAACAACTCGGTATCCATGTACCCGGATTCAGAGGATCCATATAACCAGTTATCTGGAACACCATCCTTAAAGCTCCTATGAGGCAGGCAACCATCAAAAATCAGAAATGAAGGGAGGACATGTCCATCCGCTGCTATGCACATGTGAACTGTAATGTGACCATGGACTAATACTTTTTGTTGGTAGCTGTGTGACCCTTTTAGTGTTAAAACTTTTTCCTTACTTTTTTCTTTACCACTGAAGCCAGACTCGTCACAGTTAAATATCTGGTTGGGTTTATTTGTTAATCCTAAAGAGTCGACTGTGTCCACTAGCAACTTGAAATATTGGTCAACCACAGTGACATTAGACATGCGTCTCCTGGCTTTGTCCTGCTGTTCTGGTAACTTTTCCGACAATTCAAGGTGTCTGTTTAGTAGTTTGTTGACCCATTTGTTACTAGGACCTTTTTCCATATTGAATAAAGTTGATCTACCTGATTTCTCAATGATAGAAATTACGAATGCTTTTAACATTCTTCTTGTCAAAGGAAAACCTCTCTCTGCCATATACTTGACGTAGTTTATTAAAGATGTTTCTTCCTCATCTGTCAGCATCTTTGAAGGTCCATTCAAATGGTTGTCATACTTTCCATTGACATGGTCTGATATGGTTGTCCTTGGTACCCCATATTCTGTAGCTGCTTTAGAAATACTTAATTTGTTGGAATTTACTGCACCAATGGCCTTATCAAGGGACTCCTGCAGGTATTGCTTTTTTTGTGGCATCCTTAAAAGtaaagataaatacatttgtatattttgataaaagGTCAAtgaaggcatatatatatatgaagatttAATCTACAGAATAAATTTCTAAGGACACAAGaaatataattgccaatgagaaaactctccaccaaACCagactttaacaatgagcaaacccaatTTAGATTGTaagcaaaataaaataatgcTTGAATAATTATTGTCAAGTCTGCCAAAAACTCACAGAAAGCTTGGCATATGGATAGTTACAACAGTGGTGTACAAACTAACTGCTTTTTAtcttagaaggtgaaagacctggatgcttcatactttgtatatagatgcctcatgttacgaattTTCCATCTCACATTtatattgacctcattttcctggttCATTGGTTATAGcttagtttttatacgactgcaaaaattgatttttttttgtcttgtatcatttatattgttatcaCGTTTCTGTCGTCGTATTTGTCTGTTGGGTCcgattacttttagttttcgctctcgaactttagtaaaagtgaatagaaattttaacacaagatttatgGCCTTAAAAGGAAGGGTGGGATTGATTTAgtaagttttggtcccaacagtttaggaataaggggccaaaaagggcccaaataagtatttttagctcacctggcccaaagggccaagtgagcttttctcatcacttggtgtctgtcgtcgttaactttaacaaaaatcttctcctctgaaactactgggccacaatcatcattggggtatctagtttataaaatgtgtggcgttacccgccaaaccaaccaagatggccgccatggctaaaaatagaacataggggtaaaacgcagttttcggcttataactcaaaaaccaaagcatttagagcaaatctgacatgggggtaaaattgtttatcaggtcaagatctatctgccctgaaattttcagatgaatcagagaacctgttgttgggttgctgcccctgaattggtaattttaaggaaattttgctgtttttggttattatcttgaatataattatagatagagataaactgtaagcagcaataatgttcagcaaagtaagatttacaaataagtcgacatgaccaaaatggtcaattgaccccctaaggagttattgtcctttatagtcaattttaaacaattttcttaaaatttgtaaatttttaatacCGGTAACATTTCCCacagaaactactgggccaagttcattatagatggtgataattgtaagcagcaagaatgttcagtaaagtaagatgtacaaacatatcaccatcaccaaaacaaaattttgtcatgaatccatctacttcctttgtttaatattcacatagaccaaggtgagcgacacaggctctttagagccccTAGTTTGGTTTTGGCActataaatttagtttaagtaaataaagatttatgaaattttgacacaaggtttgtgacTATAAAAGacaggttggaattgattttggaagttaAGATTCCAACAGTtaagaaattaggggccaaaaaagggctcaaataagcatttttcttggtttttgcacagtgacttaaggatgtacttaggtgaggttttagaATTTGTGCCAATgcatattttgccccataacacccatttattttaagactaaatagctcatgaaaggtcatctaccaaaattttagaagattcttaattttctttcttttgttttgagacctaataataccaatgcaaatataaggtagaACTCAGAGTCGGCCTTTTCCGGCAATATTTTAAATTTcgaatatctcgaaaaggaggtccatgacctatcaatatttttaacttaattttatcCTTagttgatgctctaccagcttatagtatcaattttaacttcttactgtgtatgtagattcttgattgttggtcccattttcaaattggtctacattgaggtccaaagggtctaaaattaaacttagtttgattttaacaaaaattgaacccttggggttctttaatattttgaatctaaaaatgtacttaattattggcccagttttcaatttGGCCCAAAtcgaggtccaaaattaaattttgtttgatttcatcaaaaattgaataattggggttctttgatatgccaaatctaactgtgaatgtagattcttaattattggtcctgttttcaaattggtctacattaaagtccaaagggtccaaaattaaattaaaagtttgattttagcaaaaatttaatttttgggctttgatatgctgaatctaaacatgtacttggatttttatacgaccgcaaaatttgaaaaaaaatttgtcgtatattgctatcacgttggcgtcgttgtccAAATACTTTAAGTTTTTGCACtcttaactttagtaaaagtgaatagaaaattatgaaattttaacacaaggtttatgaccacaaaaggaaggttgggatagattttgggagttttgatcccaacattttaggaattaggggccaaaaagggcccaaataagcattttcttgtttttcgcaCAGTAACtagtttaagtaaaaagaaatctatgaaattttgacacaaggtttatgaccacaaaattaaggttgggagttttggttttaacagtttaggaattgggggccaaaaaggggtccaaataagcatttttcttggttttcacaccacaacttaagtataagttaatagaaatctatgaaatttgaacacagggtttatgaccacaaaaggaaggttggtattgattttgggagttttggtcctaacagtttaggaattaggggccaaaaaggggtccaaataagcatttttcttgcttttcgcaccataactttagtataagtaaatagaaatctatgaaatttaaacacaagggttatgatcataaaaggaaggttggtattgattttgggagtattggtcctaacagtttaggaataaagggtccaaaattcaacttttgtacttagattttttattattgacccagttttcaagttggtccaaatcggggtccaaaattaaactttgtttaatttcatcaaaaattaaataattggagttctttgatatgccaaatctaactgtgtatgtagattcttaatttttggtcccgttttcaaattggtcaacattagggtccaaaattaaactaagtttgattttaacaaatttatttcttgagctttgatatatgctgaatctaaacatgtacttagattattgattatgggcccagtttacaagttggtccaaatcaggattcaaaattattatattaagttttgtgcaatagcaagaaattttcaattgcacagtatccagcaatagcaaaaaatcttcaattgtacagtattgtgcaatagcaagaaattttcaattgctcagtattgttcaatagcaagTATTATGGCATTGGTTGTAATAGTATTGGCAGATCTCATTTCTATTGATGATATTTGACCCCATTCCCTCAGTCATGGTCCATGGAATGCCATTTTTATTTCCACCAAAACACGATGGTACATGCGTCAATGAAGCAATGTAATTTTCGTGGTGAAGTTTGTTTCATAGAAACTAAACAATAAGTCGACTATATTGTGTGTAGGACTACATGTATTTCCTGTATTGTTTATCTAACCTTGGCCTCTTATTCTTGTAAATGTTGttgtaaagctttatatgttaAGGAATGGTTATTAAAGGAGACTGACATATTAGTGAAAGATGAAATATGGTCACTTTACATGGTTTTAAAACCACTATAACGACCAGGTT
This genomic interval carries:
- the LOC143049836 gene encoding uncharacterized protein LOC143049836 isoform X2; protein product: MGIIFICSTAIDQTTTLARVKESFRKSGMYPVDRSIIPNSQLAPADFNKSEKTNKETTDVDTTTITSNELQESTILCHCCGNTISYVKEIEMSINEPTENPLVTKNLIPRSLADVLLPPANPSLAKKTSSKIITEARVITGDEMLQKLQSKRDEAVKLAEEKEERKTERARKKEEAEVLKEAKKEERERKKRDREIRDTEKEEERERKRQKKEEKRNMQQCNQQITAEFHQYATCTKSSVDMVDNRRSTRVKTPLIREEFLQFDSDMEIIETMEE
- the LOC143049836 gene encoding uncharacterized protein LOC143049836 isoform X1; the encoded protein is MPSLTFYQNIQMYLSLLLRMPQKKQYLQESLDKAIGAVNSNKLSISKAATEYGVPRTTISDHVNGKYDNHLNGPSKMLTDEEETSLINYVKYMAERGFPLTRRMLKAFVISIIEKSGRSTLFNMEKGPSNKWVNKLLNRHLELSEKLPEQQDKARRRMSNVTVVDQYFKLLVDTVDSLGLTNKPNQIFNCDESGFSGKEKSKEKVLTLKGSHSYQQKVLVHGHITVHMCIAADGHVLPSFLIFDGCLPHRSFKDGVPDNWLYGSSESGYMDTELFENWFDKVFIPFCGTRRPVLLIFDNHDSHISIDLIEKAKANNIHIIGLPPHTTHLLQPLDVAIFGPLKEKVNQLSVTLGNLNKCATIGKAKFPALLSTAIDQTTTLARVKESFRKSGMYPVDRSIIPNSQLAPADFNKSEKTNKETTDVDTTTITSNELQESTILCHCCGNTISYVKEIEMSINEPTENPLVTKNLIPRSLADVLLPPANPSLAKKTSSKIITEARVITGDEMLQKLQSKRDEAVKLAEEKEERKTERARKKEEAEVLKEAKKEERERKKRDREIRDTEKEEERERKRQKKEEKRNMQQCNQQITAEFHQYATCTKSSVDMVDNRRSTRVKTPLIREEFLQFDSDMEIIETMEE